The proteins below are encoded in one region of Myxococcales bacterium:
- a CDS encoding pyruvate, phosphate dikinase, translating into MTTQKIIYRFQPGKADGRGDMKPLLGGKGAGLAEMANLGIPVPPGFTLTTELCTAFYAAGKKMPPGLEGAVAEDMAWLEQELGKKFGDPANPLLVSVRSGARASMPGMMDTILNLGLNDETARGLAERTKNPRFVYDAYRRFLGMYGNVVLNVKHQRFHDVLNAARHVMAKELGVAVTDDAEALVRAVPDSQLSAEVLQKVVEDYKKVIVEATGKPFPNKPFDQLMGAIGAVFESWNNDRAILYRKMHNIPVEWGTAVNVQSMVFGNLGDSSATGVAFTRDPSTGERCFFGEWLPNAQGEDVVAGIRTPRPISKGPDTNGLSLEESLPKSFEQLHGIQAKLEGHFRDMQDIEFTIEDGRLFMLQTRNGKRSARAEVKVAVDMAKEGLITKDEAVLRVDAGRLEQLLFPSIDPNAKVKPIAHGLAASPGSVTGHVAFSADDAEKRAEKGDPVILVRIETSPEDLHGMKAAKGILTARGGATSHAAVVARGMGRSCVVGCHGISIDYETQIMTVRPAGADIVVVRVGDVITIDGSSGQVYLGDVPKVEPKLSGEMGELMGWADAARRMRVRTNADTPEQAKKARELGAEGIGLCRTEHMFFEDTRIAAVREMILAGDLAARQKALAKLLPFQTEDFIGIFREMHGLPVTIRLLDPPLHEFLPQQSGQIAELAQTMGVSTADLDRKVSELHEFNPMLGHRGVRLTVTYPEICAMQSRAILTAACKVKKDGVEVLPEIMIPLSLSKKELELMKVVVTRVAAEVFKEEGIEVKYKYGTMIELPRAALLADKLAEVVEFFSFGTNDLTQTTLGLSRDDAGRFLPEYVDSGILPHEPFVSLDTEGVGQLVRMACERGRATRPDMSLGICGEHGGDPESIFFFDDVGLAYVSCSPFRVPIARLAAAQATLRKSVKGEQGRSV; encoded by the coding sequence ATGACGACGCAGAAGATCATTTATCGATTTCAGCCTGGCAAAGCCGACGGCCGTGGTGACATGAAGCCGCTGCTCGGTGGCAAGGGCGCGGGACTGGCCGAGATGGCCAACCTCGGCATTCCGGTTCCTCCCGGCTTCACCCTGACGACCGAGCTGTGCACGGCTTTCTACGCCGCCGGCAAGAAGATGCCGCCGGGGCTCGAGGGCGCCGTAGCGGAAGACATGGCCTGGCTCGAGCAAGAGCTCGGCAAGAAGTTCGGCGATCCCGCGAACCCGCTCCTGGTCAGCGTGCGCAGCGGTGCGCGCGCGAGCATGCCCGGCATGATGGACACCATCCTGAACCTCGGGCTGAACGACGAAACAGCGCGCGGGCTGGCCGAGCGCACGAAGAATCCGCGGTTTGTCTACGACGCGTATCGCCGCTTCCTCGGCATGTACGGCAACGTCGTCCTGAACGTGAAGCACCAGCGGTTCCACGACGTCTTGAATGCCGCCCGCCATGTGATGGCAAAAGAGCTCGGCGTCGCAGTGACCGACGACGCAGAGGCCTTGGTGCGAGCAGTGCCGGACAGCCAGCTCAGCGCCGAGGTGCTGCAGAAGGTCGTCGAGGACTACAAGAAGGTCATCGTCGAGGCGACCGGCAAACCCTTCCCGAACAAACCCTTCGACCAGCTGATGGGCGCAATCGGCGCCGTGTTCGAGAGCTGGAACAACGACCGCGCCATCTTGTACCGCAAGATGCACAACATTCCGGTCGAGTGGGGCACCGCCGTCAACGTGCAGAGCATGGTGTTCGGCAATCTCGGGGACTCGAGCGCCACGGGTGTGGCCTTCACGCGGGACCCGAGCACGGGGGAGCGTTGCTTCTTCGGTGAGTGGTTGCCCAACGCTCAAGGGGAAGACGTCGTGGCCGGTATCCGCACGCCGCGCCCGATCTCGAAGGGCCCAGACACGAACGGCCTCTCGCTGGAAGAATCGCTGCCCAAGAGCTTCGAACAGCTGCATGGGATCCAGGCCAAGCTGGAGGGCCACTTCCGCGACATGCAGGACATCGAGTTCACCATCGAAGATGGCCGGCTCTTCATGCTGCAGACCCGCAACGGCAAACGCTCCGCGCGCGCCGAGGTGAAGGTCGCCGTCGACATGGCCAAAGAGGGCCTGATCACCAAGGACGAAGCGGTCCTGCGCGTGGATGCCGGACGGCTCGAGCAGCTGCTGTTCCCGTCCATCGACCCGAACGCCAAGGTCAAGCCCATCGCTCACGGGCTGGCGGCCTCTCCGGGCTCGGTCACCGGGCACGTGGCGTTCAGCGCCGATGACGCAGAGAAGCGTGCCGAAAAGGGCGACCCGGTGATCCTGGTCCGCATCGAGACCTCACCCGAAGATCTACACGGCATGAAGGCGGCGAAGGGCATCCTGACCGCGCGCGGTGGCGCTACCAGCCACGCGGCCGTCGTCGCCCGCGGCATGGGACGGAGCTGCGTGGTCGGCTGTCACGGCATCAGCATCGACTACGAGACTCAGATCATGACCGTCCGCCCCGCGGGTGCAGACATCGTCGTGGTGCGCGTCGGGGACGTGATCACCATCGATGGCTCGTCGGGTCAGGTGTACCTGGGTGACGTGCCCAAGGTCGAACCGAAGCTCTCCGGTGAGATGGGCGAGCTCATGGGCTGGGCCGACGCCGCGCGCCGCATGCGGGTGCGCACCAATGCGGACACGCCGGAGCAGGCCAAAAAAGCCAGAGAGCTCGGCGCCGAGGGCATCGGTCTCTGTCGCACCGAGCACATGTTCTTCGAGGACACGCGCATCGCGGCGGTGCGCGAGATGATCTTGGCTGGCGACCTGGCGGCACGTCAAAAGGCGCTGGCCAAGCTGCTGCCCTTCCAGACCGAGGACTTCATCGGAATCTTCCGCGAGATGCACGGGCTGCCGGTCACGATCCGCCTGCTCGACCCGCCGCTGCACGAGTTCCTGCCGCAGCAGAGCGGACAGATCGCGGAGCTCGCCCAGACGATGGGGGTATCTACGGCGGATCTCGACCGCAAGGTCAGCGAGCTGCACGAGTTCAATCCCATGCTGGGGCACCGCGGGGTGCGCTTGACCGTGACCTACCCGGAGATCTGCGCCATGCAGAGCCGCGCCATCCTGACCGCCGCCTGCAAGGTAAAGAAGGACGGCGTCGAGGTGTTGCCGGAGATCATGATCCCGCTCTCGCTCAGCAAGAAGGAGCTCGAGCTGATGAAGGTCGTCGTGACACGGGTCGCCGCCGAGGTCTTCAAAGAAGAGGGCATCGAGGTCAAGTACAAGTACGGCACGATGATCGAGCTGCCGCGCGCGGCCCTCCTGGCGGACAAACTCGCCGAGGTCGTGGAGTTCTTCTCGTTCGGTACCAACGATCTCACCCAGACGACCCTCGGACTTTCCCGGGACGACGCCGGGCGTTTCCTGCCCGAGTACGTCGACAGCGGGATCTTGCCTCACGAGCCGTTCGTTTCGCTGGACACCGAAGGCGTCGGCCAGCTGGTCAGGATGGCTTGTGAGCGCGGCCGCGCGACGCGCCCCGACATGTCCTTGGGGATCTGCGGCGAGCACGGCGGCGATCCCGAGAGCATCTTCTTCTTCGACGACGTGGGCCTGGCCTACGTTTCGTGCTCACCGTTCCGCGTGCCGATCGCTCGGCTCGCAGCGGCCCAGGCCACGCTCCGAAAGAGCGTGAAGGGCGAACAGGGCCGGTCCGTCTGA
- a CDS encoding bile acid:sodium symporter family protein — protein sequence MQSSIITVVFLPLALGVIMLGLGLTLTLADFRRVVVYPRAVFVGLACQMLVLPFVCFGIARAFALPPALAVGLMLLAASPGGATANLFSHLAKGDVALNITLTAVNSLLSLFLLPFIVNLSLEAFMGVGKAIPLQFGKVIQVFAIVLVPVSIGMLIRWKKPATAAGLEKPVRLLSAVFLILVIVSAVLKERANLGEYFRQVGLAALAFNLASMAVGFFVPILARVERRQAIAIGMEIGIHNGTLAIAIASSPLLLDNSTMAIPPAIYSLIMFFTAAAFGWLVSRRGAAEPAPSPAKD from the coding sequence ATGCAATCGAGCATCATCACCGTCGTGTTCTTGCCGCTCGCGCTCGGCGTCATCATGCTCGGGCTCGGGCTCACGCTCACGCTGGCGGATTTTCGCCGCGTCGTGGTCTACCCGCGGGCGGTGTTCGTCGGACTCGCCTGCCAGATGTTGGTGTTGCCGTTCGTCTGTTTTGGTATCGCCCGCGCCTTCGCGCTGCCTCCGGCGCTGGCCGTCGGGCTGATGCTGCTCGCGGCTTCTCCAGGCGGGGCGACGGCGAACTTGTTCAGCCACCTAGCGAAGGGCGACGTGGCGCTGAACATCACGCTCACCGCAGTCAACAGCTTGCTGTCGCTGTTTCTCCTGCCGTTCATCGTGAACCTCTCGCTCGAGGCGTTCATGGGTGTGGGAAAGGCCATTCCGCTGCAGTTCGGCAAGGTGATCCAGGTCTTTGCCATCGTGCTCGTGCCCGTCTCGATCGGCATGCTGATCCGCTGGAAGAAGCCCGCGACTGCTGCAGGGCTCGAGAAGCCAGTGCGGCTCCTCTCGGCGGTGTTCTTGATCCTGGTGATCGTCTCCGCTGTGCTGAAGGAACGGGCCAACCTCGGCGAGTACTTCCGGCAGGTGGGGCTCGCCGCGCTGGCGTTCAATCTGGCCAGCATGGCCGTCGGGTTCTTCGTGCCGATCCTGGCGCGGGTCGAGCGCCGTCAGGCCATCGCCATCGGCATGGAGATCGGGATCCACAATGGCACGCTGGCCATCGCCATCGCGTCGAGCCCGCTCCTGCTCGACAACTCGACGATGGCGATCCCGCCCGCCATCTACAGCTTGATCATGTTCTTCACCGCGGCGGCTTTCGGCTGGCTCGTGTCGCGGCGCGGCGCGGCGGAGCCGGCGCCGTCCCCGGCCAAAGACTGA
- a CDS encoding glycine--tRNA ligase subunit beta → MAETLLLEIGTEELPASFVAHGVEALPALLRTKLTELRLTCGEVKSAGTPRRLAVWATELADQQPDLDEEVLGPPARVAFDAAGAPTKAAQAFAQKLGCDVAALTRSATEKGEYLSGRRREKGAPAAALLPAALADVCAKLTFKKSMRWSTEEVAFGRPVRWLCALLGPSAIDFSFAGVRSGRTTEGHRFLAPGAHPLERASDYLAHLREHHVFAEVDDRRRTMVERLHAAAKQAGGVLIEDDFLVEENLSLVEEPEVVVGSFDEALLMLPERVILDVAKGHQRYFGVRSENGKLLPKYLAVVNTAQNPDNVRRGNDRVMRARLADAKFFYQTDLATPLAARRAKLEGVVFHKRLGSVADKVQRIERLVPLLGAELSLSASVVQTATAGAALAKCDLVTLMVGELPELQGEMGTAYALAQGVQPDVARVIAEHYQPRGADDPTAPTDAAALVAIADRLDTLVGCFAIGQVPTGAADPLALRRAALGVLRTLLDRQWDLSLARAVASAHAAISGVKLDADSAGTAEKLLPFFKQRLRGLLEQELPADAIEACLATDSDRPYDVALRARALARLDAAVRASAGEVFKRAANIAKDAPDGQPLQPGEVSSEVHVSETSLFSAFSELGRQVGAAHQSHDYESALAAIAAFAPVLSRYFDDVLVMADEPKVRENRLKLMRQIHRTCSAIAHFNLLAG, encoded by the coding sequence ATGGCCGAGACGTTACTTCTAGAGATCGGGACCGAGGAGCTTCCTGCGTCGTTCGTCGCCCACGGTGTCGAGGCGCTACCGGCACTGCTTCGCACGAAGCTGACGGAGCTGCGGCTGACGTGTGGTGAGGTGAAGTCCGCGGGCACCCCCCGACGCCTCGCCGTGTGGGCCACCGAGCTCGCCGACCAACAGCCGGATCTCGACGAAGAGGTCCTGGGGCCACCCGCGCGCGTGGCCTTCGACGCCGCCGGGGCTCCGACCAAAGCGGCTCAGGCTTTTGCACAGAAGCTCGGCTGTGACGTCGCGGCGCTCACGCGCTCGGCGACGGAGAAGGGTGAGTACCTGAGCGGGCGACGCCGCGAAAAAGGTGCGCCGGCCGCGGCGCTGTTGCCCGCGGCCCTGGCAGACGTGTGCGCGAAGCTGACGTTCAAGAAGTCGATGCGCTGGTCGACCGAAGAAGTAGCGTTTGGCCGCCCGGTGCGCTGGCTGTGCGCTCTGCTCGGTCCGAGCGCCATCGATTTTTCTTTCGCAGGGGTGCGTTCCGGGCGAACGACCGAGGGTCACCGATTTCTCGCGCCCGGTGCCCACCCGCTCGAGCGTGCCAGCGATTACCTCGCGCATCTGCGTGAGCATCACGTGTTTGCCGAGGTCGACGACCGGCGGCGCACCATGGTCGAGCGCCTGCATGCGGCCGCAAAACAGGCCGGCGGCGTGTTGATCGAAGACGACTTCTTGGTCGAAGAAAACCTGTCTCTGGTGGAAGAACCCGAGGTCGTGGTCGGCAGCTTCGATGAGGCTCTGTTGATGTTGCCGGAGCGGGTCATCCTGGACGTCGCCAAGGGCCATCAACGCTATTTCGGCGTGCGCTCCGAGAACGGCAAACTTCTCCCCAAGTACCTGGCCGTGGTCAACACCGCGCAGAACCCCGACAACGTCCGGCGCGGAAACGACCGGGTGATGCGCGCGCGCCTCGCCGACGCGAAGTTCTTCTACCAGACCGATCTCGCGACCCCGCTCGCCGCACGCCGGGCCAAGCTCGAGGGAGTCGTCTTCCACAAGCGCCTCGGAAGCGTGGCAGACAAGGTGCAGCGCATCGAACGCCTGGTCCCGCTGCTCGGAGCCGAGCTGTCACTTTCAGCCTCCGTGGTCCAGACCGCGACCGCCGGTGCCGCCCTCGCGAAGTGTGACCTGGTCACGTTGATGGTCGGAGAGCTGCCGGAGCTGCAGGGCGAAATGGGCACGGCGTACGCGCTTGCCCAGGGCGTGCAACCGGACGTCGCCCGGGTCATTGCGGAGCACTACCAACCGCGTGGCGCCGACGACCCGACCGCGCCCACCGACGCCGCCGCGCTGGTCGCGATTGCGGATCGGCTCGACACACTCGTGGGCTGCTTCGCGATCGGCCAGGTTCCGACCGGCGCCGCCGATCCATTGGCTCTGCGTCGCGCGGCGCTGGGTGTGCTCCGAACCCTGCTCGACCGACAGTGGGATCTGTCCCTCGCTCGCGCCGTGGCCAGTGCGCACGCCGCAATCTCGGGCGTGAAGCTCGACGCCGACAGCGCGGGGACGGCCGAGAAACTCTTGCCATTCTTCAAGCAACGCCTGCGGGGTCTGCTCGAGCAGGAGCTACCGGCCGACGCCATCGAAGCGTGCCTCGCGACGGACTCCGATCGCCCGTACGACGTCGCGCTCCGCGCTCGGGCTCTGGCTCGGCTGGACGCGGCCGTCCGGGCTTCGGCCGGGGAAGTCTTCAAGCGCGCGGCCAACATCGCGAAAGATGCGCCTGACGGGCAGCCCCTCCAACCCGGTGAGGTCAGCTCCGAGGTCCACGTCTCGGAAACCAGCTTGTTCTCTGCCTTCTCGGAGCTCGGGCGGCAGGTCGGCGCGGCTCACCAGAGTCACGACTACGAGAGCGCGCTCGCGGCCATCGCGGCCTTCGCGCCGGTCCTGAGCCGGTACTTCGACGACGTGCTGGTCATGGCCGACGAGCCCAAGGTTCGGGAGAATCGCCTGAAGCTGATGCGCCAGATCCACCGCACGTGCTCCGCCATCGCGCACTTCAACTTGCTGGCGGGCTGA
- a CDS encoding lamin tail domain-containing protein yields MSLTRSSTRLFVLASLALAALQCSFPEHDFIPADQFENLKDSGQPGGAGGFGAVGGAGGAAGAGGTIAGGGGGAGGGGGVTGGGGAGGSGGATGGTGGATGGTGGKGGTGGTGGGTGGTTGGTGGTGGTGGTGGATGGTGGAGGATGGTGGTGGTGGAGGTGGATGGTGGATGGTGGTTCAKLVINEISPDGATGTDEFVELHNAGTCSANLGTWSLKYINANNTTSGSTYWSGLNTDSIAVGGYFVIGGTTFTPKDASLSSGLAAGGGGVALFDGTTIKDSMAYGSAIAGHPYLEGTTPVANIPSSQSAARKPNGTDTNVNSADFKIGARTAGATN; encoded by the coding sequence TTGTCATTGACCCGTTCATCGACTCGGTTGTTCGTGCTCGCGAGCCTCGCGCTCGCGGCACTGCAGTGCTCTTTCCCGGAGCACGACTTCATTCCGGCTGATCAGTTCGAGAATTTGAAGGACTCGGGCCAGCCCGGCGGCGCGGGCGGGTTTGGTGCCGTCGGGGGAGCGGGCGGCGCCGCGGGCGCGGGCGGCACCATCGCAGGAGGCGGGGGTGGTGCAGGCGGTGGCGGCGGCGTGACCGGTGGCGGAGGTGCGGGCGGAAGCGGCGGCGCAACCGGCGGCACCGGCGGCGCAACCGGCGGGACCGGAGGCAAGGGTGGCACCGGCGGAACCGGTGGCGGCACCGGCGGGACGACCGGTGGGACCGGAGGAACGGGTGGCACCGGTGGGACGGGTGGCGCTACGGGCGGCACCGGCGGGGCGGGTGGCGCTACGGGCGGAACGGGTGGCACGGGCGGAACGGGTGGCGCGGGCGGAACGGGTGGCGCTACGGGTGGCACTGGCGGCGCAACGGGTGGCACCGGCGGTACGACCTGCGCCAAGCTCGTGATCAACGAGATCTCTCCCGACGGCGCAACGGGCACCGACGAGTTCGTCGAACTTCACAACGCCGGCACTTGCAGCGCGAACCTCGGCACCTGGTCCCTCAAGTACATCAACGCCAACAACACGACTTCGGGGTCCACCTACTGGAGTGGGCTCAACACGGACTCCATCGCGGTCGGCGGCTACTTCGTAATCGGCGGCACTACCTTCACACCGAAGGACGCTTCGCTGAGCAGCGGACTGGCCGCCGGAGGTGGCGGCGTGGCGCTGTTCGACGGCACGACGATCAAGGACAGCATGGCCTACGGCAGCGCCATCGCTGGCCACCCTTACCTCGAAGGCACGACACCGGTCGCGAACATCCCCAGCAGCCAATCCGCCGCACGCAAGCCAAACGGCACGGATACCAACGTGAACTCTGCGGACTTCAAGATCGGCGCCCGCACCGCCGGCGCGACCAACTGA
- the yacG gene encoding DNA gyrase inhibitor YacG produces MKIVCPTCQKTIDDAPDDFPPRPFCSARCKLIDLGNWFDGSYRMSEPIDALESETSDSGDSKLN; encoded by the coding sequence ATGAAGATCGTTTGCCCGACCTGCCAGAAGACCATCGACGACGCGCCCGACGATTTTCCGCCACGTCCGTTCTGCTCGGCACGCTGCAAGCTCATCGACCTGGGGAACTGGTTCGACGGCTCCTATCGCATGAGTGAGCCCATCGACGCGCTGGAGTCCGAGACGTCCGACTCCGGTGACTCGAAGCTGAACTGA
- a CDS encoding Hsp33 family molecular chaperone HslO: MLAGGDSVLRAITNDGAFRVVVAKTTSTVRGVMAAQRGNAVTARAFGDLITGSVLFRETMAPNLRVQSVLRGVDGRGSLIADSHPSGMTRGLIQLPEDSDRVNTGPGALLQLMRTLPGGRINQGVVEMPAGGDMSQALMAYMQISEQVVSMIAVGTLHEKGEVTAAGGYLVQLLPEVGRGPLMIMTERLRDFESIDAELHNAAFTPRHLLDELLHGMEHTRLDERSVGFACWCDELRLLSVLATLDRAEIEDLIAEGRALDISCDYCNAPYQIAPAKLRGLVDAS; this comes from the coding sequence ATGCTTGCCGGCGGCGACAGCGTGCTCCGGGCGATCACCAACGACGGTGCCTTTCGCGTCGTGGTCGCCAAGACTACCAGCACCGTGCGCGGGGTGATGGCCGCGCAACGGGGGAACGCCGTCACCGCTCGGGCGTTTGGGGATCTGATCACCGGCTCGGTGCTCTTCCGCGAGACGATGGCGCCGAACCTGCGAGTGCAGAGCGTGCTGCGCGGGGTCGACGGGCGCGGCAGCTTGATCGCCGACTCGCACCCGTCGGGCATGACCCGCGGACTCATTCAGCTGCCGGAGGACAGCGACCGGGTGAACACCGGGCCCGGCGCGCTGCTGCAGCTGATGCGCACGCTGCCAGGCGGGCGCATCAACCAAGGGGTCGTCGAGATGCCGGCGGGCGGTGACATGTCCCAGGCCCTGATGGCGTACATGCAAATCTCGGAGCAGGTCGTGAGCATGATCGCCGTCGGAACGCTGCACGAGAAGGGCGAGGTCACCGCTGCGGGGGGTTACCTGGTGCAGCTGTTGCCGGAGGTCGGTCGCGGGCCGCTGATGATCATGACCGAGCGCCTGCGCGACTTCGAGAGCATCGACGCCGAGCTGCACAATGCGGCCTTCACCCCACGTCACCTCTTGGACGAGTTGCTTCACGGCATGGAGCACACGCGTCTGGATGAGCGCAGCGTCGGTTTTGCATGTTGGTGCGATGAACTGCGGCTGTTGTCGGTCCTCGCCACGCTGGACCGGGCGGAGATCGAGGATCTGATCGCGGAGGGGCGAGCCCTCGACATCTCTTGCGACTACTGCAACGCGCCGTATCAGATCGCCCCCGCCAAGCTGCGCGGCCTGGTCGACGCGAGTTGA
- a CDS encoding bifunctional metallophosphatase/5'-nucleotidase: protein MRPASTALFAVWLTGCTPAAPPEAQPPLTPTSPPLAEPAETVITIVGTNDVHGHIEHLPAFGGYVERLRELRRADGGVVLVDAGDMFQGTLESNLNEGAAVIAAFNSLGYTAAALGNHDFDYGPVGDLEPSSGADPAGALRARLTQARFPVLSANLVDTKTRRSPGWKNLSASTLVEVAGVKLGIVGVLTHETPSIVMPAYFVGLDVTPLAPAIGAEAKLLREQGARAVLAVAHAGGKCHSFDDARRESACAPDEELNRVLAQLPQNSVDAVIGGHTHQGVAHFLSGIAVAESFCYGRAFSRIDLHVPRDASQPVSAKLFPPREICIDVNAAECSPGSYEQRTIVPSATIEAVVSPFRETARKRRAERLGVEVIHAVLSEHGSESALGNLLSDLLLAATPGADIALLNGGGLRAPLPVGDLTYGQLYESQPFDNRVARLTLAVAALREVLRLHLERGRHGILSIAGARVEARCIGDRLEVALIRPNGKPLTDAERVTIVTSDYLASGGDELFAGAGRPAVPFATETLTVRDALAGELRRHNGSLDGEDPKLLDPKRPRLRLPSARPIRCGK, encoded by the coding sequence ATGCGCCCGGCGAGCACGGCTCTGTTTGCGGTCTGGCTGACCGGCTGCACGCCAGCCGCCCCGCCCGAGGCCCAGCCTCCGCTCACGCCAACTTCGCCGCCCTTGGCTGAGCCGGCTGAGACCGTCATCACGATCGTCGGGACCAACGACGTGCACGGGCACATCGAGCACCTGCCCGCGTTCGGCGGGTACGTCGAGCGGCTCCGAGAGCTGCGACGCGCGGACGGTGGCGTCGTGCTCGTCGACGCTGGCGACATGTTCCAGGGGACTCTCGAGTCGAACCTGAACGAGGGGGCGGCGGTGATCGCCGCCTTCAACAGCCTCGGGTACACCGCTGCGGCGCTCGGCAACCACGATTTCGACTACGGGCCGGTGGGCGATCTCGAGCCGTCCTCCGGCGCCGATCCCGCGGGAGCGTTGCGGGCGCGTCTGACCCAGGCACGGTTCCCGGTGCTCTCTGCCAACCTGGTCGACACGAAGACCCGTCGCTCACCTGGCTGGAAGAACCTCAGCGCCTCGACGTTGGTGGAGGTGGCGGGTGTGAAGCTGGGCATCGTCGGCGTGCTGACCCACGAGACACCGAGCATCGTCATGCCGGCGTATTTCGTCGGGCTCGACGTGACGCCCCTCGCCCCGGCCATCGGCGCCGAGGCGAAGCTCCTGCGAGAGCAAGGCGCACGAGCCGTACTCGCCGTCGCTCACGCCGGCGGCAAGTGTCACAGCTTCGACGACGCCCGGCGCGAGAGCGCGTGTGCACCAGACGAAGAGCTCAACCGAGTGCTCGCCCAGTTGCCGCAGAACAGCGTGGATGCCGTCATTGGCGGGCATACCCACCAGGGGGTCGCGCATTTTCTGTCGGGCATCGCCGTCGCCGAGTCCTTCTGTTACGGCCGGGCGTTCTCCCGCATCGACCTCCACGTGCCTCGGGACGCCTCTCAGCCCGTGAGCGCAAAGCTGTTTCCTCCGAGGGAAATCTGCATCGATGTGAACGCGGCCGAGTGCTCACCCGGAAGCTACGAACAGCGCACGATCGTCCCGAGCGCCACCATCGAAGCCGTGGTATCGCCGTTTCGCGAGACCGCGCGCAAACGCCGCGCGGAGCGCCTCGGCGTCGAGGTCATACACGCCGTGCTGTCCGAGCACGGCAGTGAGTCAGCGCTCGGCAACCTGCTCAGCGATCTGCTGCTCGCTGCCACGCCGGGCGCCGACATCGCGCTGCTGAACGGTGGCGGGCTGCGCGCGCCGCTCCCTGTGGGTGACCTGACCTACGGGCAGCTCTACGAGAGCCAACCCTTCGACAACCGAGTCGCCCGCCTCACGCTCGCCGTCGCCGCGTTGCGCGAGGTGCTCAGGCTGCATCTGGAGCGAGGTCGACACGGCATCCTCTCCATCGCCGGGGCCCGCGTCGAGGCGCGATGCATCGGGGATCGCCTCGAGGTGGCGCTCATCCGGCCGAATGGCAAACCGCTCACGGACGCCGAGCGTGTCACGATCGTCACGAGTGACTACCTGGCATCCGGCGGCGACGAGCTCTTCGCCGGCGCCGGTCGCCCGGCCGTTCCGTTCGCGACCGAGACACTCACGGTCCGCGACGCCCTCGCTGGCGAGCTCAGACGACACAACGGAAGCCTGGACGGGGAAGACCCAAAGCTCCTCGATCCGAAGCGACCTCGACTCCGGCTGCCGAGCGCCCGCCCGATCCGCTGCGGCAAGTGA